In the Streptomyces sp. f51 genome, one interval contains:
- a CDS encoding DUF6204 family protein: protein MTTRTFRITVRGVFDGLGAEQRAELLARAPEHDVLRAAFTPEGHLSYDLAARPAFTFRFLDSGEAEEDILEAVERAEAAATAWLTGRGYGFKRLKSQAEDLSQAPLGKRQRRAAAQSTP from the coding sequence ATGACCACACGTACTTTCCGAATCACCGTTCGCGGTGTCTTCGACGGGCTCGGCGCGGAGCAGCGCGCCGAACTGCTGGCGCGCGCGCCGGAACACGACGTCCTGCGCGCGGCCTTCACCCCCGAGGGGCACCTCAGCTACGACCTGGCCGCCCGGCCGGCCTTCACCTTCCGCTTCCTGGACTCGGGCGAGGCGGAGGAGGACATCCTGGAGGCGGTCGAACGGGCCGAGGCCGCCGCCACCGCCTGGCTCACCGGGCGCGGGTACGGCTTCAAGCGGCTCAAGTCCCAGGCCGAGGATCTTTCCCAGGCTCCCCTCGGCAAGCGCCAGCGCCGGGCCGCCGCGCAGAGCACGCCCTGA
- the sigK gene encoding ECF RNA polymerase sigma factor SigK encodes MPKTGQDGHGSRRPPSAEAWLDDRLARAARGDQDAFADVYDTLARPVKGLVCRVLRDEAQAEEVTQDVMVEIWRTADRYRPELGGARGWALTLAHRRAVDRVRQVQASTARERRSVLLAEDRPFDEVAEAVERHEDHDRVHRCLADLERHQRVPLVLAYYQGMTYLEVAACLATPAGTVKSRMRSGLRLLRRCLEGGP; translated from the coding sequence ATGCCCAAGACCGGCCAGGACGGACACGGTTCGCGACGCCCCCCATCGGCGGAGGCGTGGCTGGACGACCGGCTCGCCCGCGCCGCCCGGGGTGACCAGGACGCGTTCGCCGACGTGTACGACACCCTCGCGCGGCCGGTCAAGGGCCTCGTCTGCCGGGTACTGCGCGACGAGGCACAGGCCGAGGAGGTGACGCAGGACGTGATGGTGGAGATCTGGCGGACCGCCGACCGCTACCGCCCCGAACTCGGCGGCGCCCGGGGATGGGCCCTCACGCTCGCGCACCGGCGGGCCGTCGACCGGGTCAGACAGGTCCAGGCGAGCACGGCCCGGGAACGGCGCAGCGTCCTGCTCGCGGAGGACCGCCCCTTCGACGAGGTGGCCGAGGCCGTGGAGCGCCACGAGGACCACGACCGCGTGCACCGCTGCCTCGCCGACCTGGAGCGTCATCAGCGCGTGCCCCTGGTGCTCGCCTACTACCAGGGCATGACCTATCTGGAAGTGGCCGCCTGCCTGGCCACTCCGGCGGGCACCGTGAAGTCCAGGATGCGCTCCGGACTGCGCCTGCTCCGCAGATGTCTGGAGGGCGGCCCATGA